Proteins from a genomic interval of Papaver somniferum cultivar HN1 chromosome 4, ASM357369v1, whole genome shotgun sequence:
- the LOC113276434 gene encoding uncharacterized protein At4g28440-like, translating into MAEAKSGMRKAIFTKVDQLRPGTSGHTLTVKVVDAKMVLQKGGPQMRQMRIAECLVGDETGLIIFTARNDQVDLMKEGSTVILRNAKIDMFKGSMRLAVDKWGHVEVTESASFTVKEDNNLSLVEYELVNVVEE; encoded by the exons ATGGCTGAAGCAAAGAGTGGAATGAGGAAGGCCATTTTTACTAAGGTAGATCAACTGCGTCCGGGGACTAGTGGACATACTCTAACTGTGAAGGTTGTAGATGCAAAGATGGTGTTACAGAAAGGTGGACCTCAAATGCGTCAAATGCGTATTGCTGAATGTTTGGTTGGAGATGAAactgggttgattattttcaCTGCAAGGAATGATCAAG TCGACTTGATGAAAGAAGGTAGTACCGTGATCCTGCGGAATGCTAAAATTGACATGTTCAAAGGATCAATGAGGCTTGCAGTGGACAAATGGGGTCACGTTGAGGTGACTGAATCTGCTAGTTTCACTGTGAAAGAAGATAACAACCTCTCATTGGTGGAATATGAACTCGTCAACGTCGTTGAAGAATAA